The following are from one region of the Paraglaciecola sp. L1A13 genome:
- a CDS encoding PEP-CTERM sorting domain-containing protein, with product MTNLVKNTKLVTLAALLAFGAASQASAASITFGGQIATDGSGVTSSRIDASNQITAATVSNGYFVETFDSATAYPIGAGGDTQYNIAGSSTGCQVNSPLGISPSALGVVGVRNDSVPNVAAAPAGDSTCYAYTTPETIGTDSFVDIDYSTFLTNIGSVETSLIGAKINYLGFYWGSVDTYNSFEFYSGSTLVASISGTALLAEFNGTSGNQTSPASNTYVNLDFSDSEAFDNFKVISSGIAGEFDNIVVGLKVPAPASLAFLGLGLLGLGLGKRFKK from the coding sequence ATGACAAATTTAGTTAAGAATACAAAATTAGTAACTCTTGCCGCTTTATTAGCATTCGGCGCAGCAAGCCAAGCAAGTGCAGCATCTATCACTTTCGGTGGCCAAATAGCTACGGACGGTTCTGGCGTAACTAGCAGCCGTATTGATGCAAGCAACCAAATTACTGCAGCAACCGTTTCAAATGGTTACTTTGTTGAAACGTTCGATAGCGCAACTGCTTACCCAATAGGTGCTGGTGGCGATACGCAGTATAATATTGCAGGTTCTTCAACTGGTTGCCAAGTTAACTCTCCCTTAGGCATCTCGCCAAGTGCACTAGGTGTAGTTGGTGTTCGTAACGATTCAGTTCCTAATGTTGCTGCAGCTCCAGCTGGCGATAGCACTTGTTATGCATATACAACGCCTGAAACTATTGGAACAGACAGCTTTGTTGATATCGACTACTCAACTTTCTTAACTAACATCGGTAGCGTTGAAACATCTCTAATTGGTGCCAAAATTAATTATTTAGGTTTCTACTGGGGTTCAGTTGATACTTATAATAGCTTCGAGTTTTACTCAGGTAGCACATTAGTAGCTTCGATCTCTGGTACTGCATTATTAGCAGAATTTAATGGTACCTCAGGTAACCAAACCTCTCCTGCATCTAACACATACGTAAATCTTGATTTTTCTGATTCAGAAGCGTTTGATAATTTCAAAGTTATCTCATCTGGAATCGCTGGTGAGTTTGATAACATTGTTGTTGGTTTAAAAGTACCAGCTCCAGCAAGCTTAGCTTTCTTAGGTCTTGGTCTTTTAGGTCTTGGTCTTGGTAAAAGATTCAAAAAGTAA
- a CDS encoding polysaccharide deacetylase family protein, producing the protein MQQGKSAPVIFILSIDTEEEWDWSGAFPQQNVDVNNVNLLPSFHQHLASLGVRPTYFVDYAVANSPDAAAEMRTITAQKDCEVGAHLHPWCNPPYFSPATDESSHVINLPVEQVSQKLDALMQLIHQQFDVQAKSFRTGRWGIDSKVINLLVNAGINVDSSIYPFYNNDYFSCHSAPSLPYWPDLNDPLKESQQKEIYELPVTVGFNRSNFSLWNDIHTKFASPPYSWTRFNGIAWHTQLLRKQYLCPELSMPKDMLSLCETVINKGYPVLHMYMHSSGLLDNNNSLLGNQNAYEFISQSVAEVINTLSEKYTLDFCTISEAAAKLQLTKE; encoded by the coding sequence ATGCAACAAGGCAAATCAGCGCCAGTTATATTCATATTATCCATTGATACGGAAGAAGAATGGGATTGGTCGGGAGCATTTCCACAACAAAATGTAGACGTTAATAACGTTAATTTGCTGCCCAGTTTTCATCAGCATTTAGCTAGTCTCGGCGTGCGGCCGACTTATTTTGTTGATTACGCAGTTGCCAACAGCCCTGATGCAGCGGCTGAAATGCGTACTATTACTGCACAAAAAGATTGCGAAGTAGGCGCGCATTTACACCCTTGGTGTAATCCGCCTTATTTTAGCCCAGCAACAGATGAAAGCTCACATGTAATTAATCTTCCTGTAGAACAGGTATCGCAAAAACTAGACGCTTTAATGCAACTTATTCACCAACAGTTTGACGTGCAAGCCAAATCATTCCGTACCGGGCGCTGGGGAATTGATTCTAAGGTGATAAACCTGCTCGTAAACGCAGGTATAAACGTTGATTCCAGTATATATCCGTTTTACAACAATGATTATTTCAGTTGTCATAGCGCTCCTTCCTTACCGTACTGGCCAGATTTAAATGATCCATTAAAAGAATCTCAGCAAAAGGAAATTTATGAGTTGCCGGTTACCGTCGGTTTTAACCGCTCAAATTTTTCTTTATGGAATGATATTCATACCAAGTTTGCTAGCCCGCCATACAGTTGGACGCGTTTTAATGGCATTGCTTGGCATACTCAATTATTACGAAAACAATATTTATGTCCCGAATTATCAATGCCTAAAGATATGCTGTCGTTATGTGAAACGGTCATAAACAAAGGTTACCCAGTACTGCACATGTACATGCACAGTTCAGGACTGCTAGATAACAACAACAGCCTACTAGGCAATCAAAATGCCTATGAGTTTATTAGCCAATCCGTTGCTGAAGTTATCAACACACTGAGCGAAAAATATACGTTGGATTTTTGTACCATATCTGAAGCTGCCGCAAAGTTGCAGCTAACCAAAGAGTAA
- the prsT gene encoding XrtA/PEP-CTERM system TPR-repeat protein PrsT: MRIKSLSSFIVLSALALTGCDSKSAEEYIAAAKAQYQNNDTSAAILDLKNAIALAPQNKDARANLGLYYLEAGFFDESEKELRKALELGETTDFIYPVLVKAIYYQNDFDRLIRLTQDFTSDDAEIQSTVDLFTFLAILKNASNNEAINTDFSTLIGDDKTLAQVYYDFSQGNFPQANELLSSFQDLTRNKIEKLIVTGLIKAQLKEYESAISALEQVVNSSPEYYVIQFQLAEILIKAGNLEKAKTLINGLLKVNANSAYANLLMSQVNINDEEYKKAFDAAEFAIQNGIDTTQSNLLAGISAYKIERTESAYKYLSKASRNIPSDHMANRLLADVKIRLGETSNLAELLGGLSGQDAQKSALLESAAMIKFREGDLEESKNLFGQAKEGAPDNAVTLLREGLVKLSSGDQSGIESLESAIALDETLNDAWNLLAQAHMQAKEPKKALAVALRWQQVNQVDGLVLESYLLQQLNDDNNARIKLDQALELAPDNYPAMRFLMLMNAREKRFDEARTLAETLLKSSNNAEGKFQLVLTLINLAIQQDDLTSVESLLKSLLDNQAADDKNGGQELKVGLATIYNYQGEYRKALDILKDIEAKNDFFVLSELGQTYIEMDDFKNAKATFQTLVSSFPRNTLSWNKLINLLNQYGLQAEAAEVASNAETAIPQDPRLTVLNIRALIRAGDIRKAKQKIDKMKAQGNSSPMFELFEGEIALHDKEYEKASKLLSNYYSKDPSWDTAIPLAKALAQLGKVPLGGKYLVEQTAKSRVKFKNIHYIAEYYAQNGELDSAAVYYKGLLDLNPNDFVTLNNYSTLAIGQGNITQALELAEKAIQIYPESPYAMDTLGWALFHDKKYGDALTYIKKAHEALPQNNEVTLHLIEVLISTGSKDKAKTLSNRLKPANDREKQTLSRLNASI, translated from the coding sequence ATGCGCATCAAATCACTTTCATCTTTTATCGTTTTATCAGCGCTAGCACTGACTGGATGCGATAGTAAGTCGGCTGAAGAATATATCGCTGCGGCCAAGGCCCAGTACCAAAACAATGATACTTCAGCTGCTATTCTCGACTTAAAAAATGCGATTGCGTTAGCCCCACAAAATAAAGATGCTCGGGCAAACTTAGGCCTCTATTACCTTGAGGCCGGTTTCTTCGATGAATCTGAAAAAGAGCTTCGCAAAGCATTAGAATTAGGCGAAACCACTGATTTTATTTATCCCGTTCTAGTCAAAGCAATTTATTATCAAAATGACTTCGACCGCCTTATTCGATTAACACAAGATTTCACTAGTGATGATGCCGAAATACAAAGCACGGTAGATTTATTCACTTTTCTAGCTATTTTGAAAAATGCATCAAACAATGAAGCTATTAACACTGATTTTTCAACATTAATCGGTGACGATAAGACATTAGCACAAGTCTATTATGATTTTTCTCAAGGTAATTTCCCTCAAGCCAATGAACTTTTGTCTAGTTTTCAGGATTTAACGCGCAACAAAATCGAGAAATTGATCGTTACAGGCTTAATCAAAGCGCAATTAAAGGAGTACGAATCAGCTATTAGCGCTTTAGAACAAGTCGTAAACTCGTCACCTGAATACTATGTTATTCAATTTCAGCTGGCAGAAATATTGATCAAGGCCGGCAATCTGGAAAAGGCTAAAACGCTTATTAATGGCCTTTTAAAAGTAAATGCTAACAGTGCCTACGCCAATTTGTTGATGTCTCAAGTAAATATTAACGACGAGGAATACAAAAAAGCATTCGATGCTGCTGAATTCGCAATACAAAATGGCATAGATACCACCCAAAGCAACTTGCTTGCAGGCATTAGCGCATACAAAATTGAACGCACTGAAAGTGCCTATAAGTATTTATCAAAAGCCTCCAGAAATATCCCCAGCGACCATATGGCTAATCGCTTATTAGCCGATGTTAAGATTAGATTGGGTGAAACGAGTAATTTAGCTGAGCTACTCGGAGGTCTTTCAGGTCAAGATGCGCAGAAATCGGCGTTGCTGGAAAGTGCAGCGATGATTAAATTTCGAGAGGGAGATCTCGAAGAATCCAAAAACCTATTTGGCCAAGCAAAGGAAGGTGCTCCTGACAACGCAGTAACACTATTGCGCGAAGGCTTGGTCAAATTATCTTCTGGTGACCAATCCGGGATAGAGAGTTTAGAGTCAGCGATTGCATTAGACGAAACATTAAATGACGCCTGGAACTTACTTGCTCAGGCACATATGCAAGCAAAAGAACCTAAAAAAGCGTTAGCTGTTGCCCTGCGCTGGCAGCAAGTAAATCAAGTAGACGGCTTAGTGCTTGAATCCTATTTACTGCAACAACTAAATGATGATAATAATGCACGTATAAAGCTAGACCAAGCACTTGAATTAGCGCCTGATAACTACCCTGCAATGCGTTTTTTGATGTTAATGAATGCCCGTGAAAAGCGCTTTGACGAAGCGCGTACTTTAGCTGAAACGTTATTAAAATCGTCAAACAATGCCGAAGGCAAATTTCAACTGGTTCTCACCCTCATTAATCTAGCCATACAACAAGATGACCTGACGTCTGTTGAATCTTTATTGAAGTCATTATTGGATAATCAAGCAGCTGACGATAAAAACGGTGGCCAAGAACTTAAAGTAGGGTTAGCAACGATTTACAACTACCAAGGTGAGTATCGAAAAGCGTTGGACATATTAAAAGATATCGAAGCCAAGAATGACTTTTTTGTTTTATCTGAACTTGGTCAAACGTATATCGAGATGGATGATTTTAAAAATGCAAAAGCAACCTTTCAAACGTTGGTTAGCTCCTTTCCAAGAAATACCCTTAGTTGGAATAAGTTGATTAATTTGCTTAATCAGTATGGACTTCAAGCAGAAGCGGCTGAGGTTGCTAGCAATGCTGAAACAGCGATTCCGCAAGATCCGCGCCTGACCGTGCTCAATATACGAGCACTGATTCGAGCGGGTGATATTCGCAAAGCCAAGCAAAAAATCGATAAAATGAAAGCCCAAGGTAATAGCTCCCCCATGTTCGAGCTATTTGAAGGAGAGATCGCTTTACATGATAAGGAATACGAGAAAGCAAGCAAACTGCTTAGCAACTATTATTCAAAAGACCCTTCTTGGGACACAGCCATACCACTAGCAAAAGCTCTTGCCCAATTAGGTAAAGTTCCCTTAGGCGGAAAGTATCTTGTGGAGCAAACAGCCAAGAGTCGAGTCAAGTTCAAGAACATTCACTACATAGCTGAATATTATGCTCAAAACGGTGAACTTGATTCAGCAGCAGTATATTACAAAGGCTTACTGGATCTTAATCCCAACGATTTCGTTACGCTCAATAACTATTCCACTCTTGCGATTGGACAAGGGAACATAACTCAAGCTTTAGAACTCGCTGAGAAAGCGATTCAGATATATCCTGAGTCTCCTTATGCGATGGATACATTAGGCTGGGCTTTATTTCACGACAAAAAATATGGTGATGCATTAACTTATATTAAAAAAGCCCATGAAGCTTTGCCGCAAAATAATGAAGTCACACTTCATTTAATCGAAGTGCTAATAAGTACTGGCAGTAAAGACAAAGCGAAGACGTTATCAAACCGATTAAAACCAGCTAACGACAGGGAAAAACAAACACTGTCACGCTTGAATGCTAGTATTTAA
- a CDS encoding GNAT family N-acetyltransferase, whose amino-acid sequence MTVQVRLATIKDEPLWNNYVDNHSRATPYHRFGWLKSVEQAYQHKNMAAIALQDNQIVGVLPCIQMQRPLLRPAFCALPYCDVGYALGDDSAIVGLLTQFINQQLSAANGQKFEFRDLVDGPTEDSQMEGQKVRMLLALPETSEELLSGFKSKLRSQIRKSEKNGLRYEIFKNGQGLDDFYHIFAINMRKLGSPVHSKEWFKHLLTNYQGNCVLSVVYSEDIPIGAGITLSNNQNTAIPWASTVAEYNKLAPNMLLYWSLLKEACDNNMRSFDFGRSTFGEGTYRFKAQWGAVPQLLNWYNAASQTSQNFTVQDNDERESAPKGRLRPLVESIWAKLPLGVTTSVGPKIRKHISL is encoded by the coding sequence ATGACGGTTCAAGTTCGCCTAGCAACCATTAAAGATGAGCCACTTTGGAACAATTACGTTGACAACCACTCCAGGGCAACGCCTTACCACCGTTTTGGGTGGTTAAAAAGCGTTGAACAAGCCTATCAGCATAAAAATATGGCCGCGATAGCCCTTCAAGACAATCAAATTGTTGGTGTATTGCCTTGTATCCAGATGCAGCGCCCTTTGCTGCGTCCTGCATTTTGTGCCTTACCTTACTGTGATGTGGGTTACGCTCTGGGAGACGATAGCGCGATTGTCGGACTGTTAACCCAATTCATCAATCAGCAACTTTCGGCAGCAAACGGCCAAAAATTCGAGTTCAGAGACTTGGTTGACGGGCCTACGGAAGATTCACAGATGGAGGGCCAAAAAGTACGTATGTTGTTAGCGTTGCCTGAAACCAGTGAAGAATTATTAAGTGGATTCAAATCAAAGTTACGCAGTCAAATCAGAAAGTCCGAAAAAAATGGACTGCGATATGAAATATTCAAGAACGGTCAAGGACTCGATGATTTTTACCATATTTTTGCCATAAATATGCGAAAATTGGGTTCCCCTGTACACAGTAAAGAATGGTTTAAACACCTTTTAACGAATTATCAAGGCAACTGCGTTTTATCTGTGGTTTACAGTGAGGATATACCTATTGGTGCAGGGATTACCCTATCAAATAATCAAAATACAGCTATTCCATGGGCTTCCACTGTCGCTGAATACAATAAGCTTGCACCAAATATGCTGCTGTATTGGTCATTGCTAAAAGAAGCGTGTGATAACAATATGCGTTCCTTCGACTTTGGACGATCAACTTTTGGTGAAGGCACATATCGCTTTAAAGCCCAGTGGGGGGCAGTGCCGCAATTATTAAACTGGTATAATGCAGCTTCTCAAACGAGTCAAAATTTTACAGTACAGGACAATGATGAGCGAGAAAGTGCCCCGAAAGGACGACTGAGACCCTTGGTAGAATCCATTTGGGCCAAACTTCCGCTGGGCGTAACCACCTCAGTTGGTCCCAAGATCCGAAAACATATAAGCCTGTAA
- a CDS encoding GNAT family N-acetyltransferase — protein MGLAIFTQRNERSFLGIKIKQLWLHRSGEQALDQMWIEHNDFLLHSSNVQSVRIAMLDYLIDNQYLWQELYIGLSTDEKLDEFKHHLPYSRMDITSPDFEVDLSGKTHIDDYLSDLSKNTRAQIRRTEKILSQGGNLSLALASSDILKRTYLDEIAALHKEKWQDTEYGSGFNNPIFERFHQDLIFAPEMSNVTNLYCLKVNNEALAYIYILKDNNAWYFYLSAMKNHTDNRIKIGLLAHTFIIKEAIAQNVNKYSFLAGEARYKESLSNMPTTRQKLMCFYQPTFLMRAREALRQIKHALQKSFRH, from the coding sequence GTGGGGTTAGCGATATTTACCCAGCGCAATGAACGGTCTTTTCTGGGAATAAAAATTAAACAATTGTGGCTTCACAGAAGTGGAGAGCAAGCGTTGGATCAAATGTGGATTGAACACAATGACTTTTTGCTCCACAGCAGTAATGTGCAAAGCGTCCGTATAGCCATGCTCGATTATCTAATTGACAATCAGTACCTGTGGCAGGAATTGTACATTGGCCTGTCTACGGATGAAAAGCTCGACGAATTCAAGCATCATTTACCCTATTCTCGGATGGATATTACATCGCCTGACTTCGAAGTGGACTTAAGCGGTAAAACGCATATAGATGATTATTTAAGCGATTTATCAAAGAATACTCGGGCGCAAATAAGGCGTACGGAAAAAATACTCTCTCAGGGCGGAAATTTATCCCTTGCCTTGGCGAGTAGTGACATACTGAAACGTACTTATTTGGACGAGATTGCAGCGCTGCACAAAGAAAAATGGCAAGACACAGAATATGGCAGTGGGTTTAACAACCCTATTTTTGAACGCTTCCATCAAGATCTGATATTTGCACCTGAGATGAGCAATGTTACGAATCTATATTGTCTTAAAGTAAATAATGAAGCATTGGCATATATTTATATATTGAAAGATAATAATGCTTGGTATTTTTATTTATCCGCGATGAAAAATCATACGGACAATCGAATAAAAATTGGTTTACTTGCGCACACGTTCATTATTAAAGAAGCAATAGCCCAGAATGTTAATAAATATAGTTTTTTGGCCGGCGAAGCCCGATACAAAGAATCACTGTCTAATATGCCCACCACCAGACAAAAATTGATGTGTTTCTATCAACCCACGTTTTTAATGCGGGCAAGAGAAGCTCTTCGGCAGATTAAACATGCCCTACAAAAATCATTTAGACATTAG
- a CDS encoding FAD-binding oxidoreductase, with the protein MDLLDLFSEALLSTEAVLFEKEDATQRYGKTTFSEDIVIDFAVQVTNESAIPKLLRLANEGKFYIYPISTGNNWGYGSVQNTPINGPRVVVDLGQMKAIVPTNRKAGLITLQPGVTQQDLFDYLEKNNWPFMVPVTGAGPQCSVLSNALERGYGITPRTDHFAAVNALKAYLPHPELCSEKFESAVSNLDGSGLDFIDKSFKWGLGPYIDGLFTQSNFGIVTEMTIRLAPRPEHFSAFYLQVFDADKFSDAVALIEQTLLDCEGIVGSINLMDRRRLVSMVASNPNGQDVHQTMSEEQVESIASENRLPQWMIVGTIYGSKDVVSATQKLFKRRAKKVGQVNFSNSWLIHIAKFVLRLPLPSFSALENIRSQLNTLDEGTEIMLGKPNQVALPLAYWRNPRVKADKTNTLLPDIDKCGLLWYAPLIRMAPEVLTDFVNFIRETTPKYGIEPLITFTNLRHDCIDSTVPLVFDLDNPEAVNAAHLCLKELFTEGCKKGFVPYRLNTTQQASLPTDSIFWKTTSLLKNAIDPNGILSPSRYNP; encoded by the coding sequence ATGGATTTATTGGACTTGTTCAGCGAGGCTTTACTCAGCACTGAAGCCGTACTTTTTGAAAAAGAAGATGCAACGCAGCGATACGGAAAAACAACGTTCTCAGAAGATATTGTCATTGATTTCGCAGTTCAAGTAACAAATGAATCGGCCATTCCCAAGTTATTACGTTTAGCGAATGAAGGTAAATTTTATATATATCCCATTAGCACAGGAAATAATTGGGGTTATGGTTCGGTTCAAAATACACCTATTAACGGCCCAAGAGTGGTTGTTGATTTAGGCCAAATGAAAGCCATCGTGCCAACCAATAGAAAAGCCGGTTTAATCACCCTTCAGCCCGGCGTAACACAACAAGATTTATTTGATTATTTAGAGAAAAATAACTGGCCTTTTATGGTGCCTGTGACAGGTGCGGGACCTCAATGCAGCGTGTTAAGTAATGCACTGGAACGAGGTTACGGGATCACGCCACGAACCGATCATTTCGCGGCAGTAAATGCGCTAAAAGCCTATTTACCGCACCCGGAATTGTGTAGTGAAAAATTTGAATCTGCAGTGTCCAACTTAGATGGCTCGGGATTAGACTTTATAGACAAGAGCTTTAAGTGGGGATTGGGCCCCTATATTGATGGCCTGTTTACCCAGAGTAACTTTGGCATAGTCACTGAAATGACGATTCGCTTAGCACCAAGGCCTGAGCACTTTAGTGCTTTTTACTTACAAGTCTTTGATGCCGATAAATTTTCAGATGCAGTGGCGTTAATTGAACAAACGCTGCTTGATTGTGAAGGTATAGTAGGTTCAATTAATTTAATGGATCGTCGCCGGCTAGTATCCATGGTTGCATCAAACCCGAATGGGCAAGACGTACACCAAACCATGAGCGAGGAACAAGTAGAATCCATAGCGTCAGAAAACCGTTTACCTCAATGGATGATTGTTGGCACAATATATGGTTCGAAAGACGTGGTATCTGCTACTCAAAAGCTATTCAAGCGGCGAGCTAAAAAAGTCGGCCAAGTAAACTTTTCAAATAGTTGGCTTATTCATATCGCAAAATTCGTACTTCGTTTACCGCTCCCCTCTTTTAGTGCCCTTGAAAATATTCGCTCGCAGCTCAATACGTTAGATGAAGGGACCGAGATTATGTTGGGTAAACCTAATCAAGTGGCGTTGCCCCTTGCTTATTGGCGTAATCCTAGAGTAAAAGCTGACAAAACAAACACGCTGCTGCCAGACATAGATAAGTGCGGTTTACTCTGGTACGCACCGCTTATTAGGATGGCCCCTGAAGTACTAACCGATTTTGTTAACTTTATACGCGAGACAACCCCTAAATACGGTATTGAGCCATTAATCACCTTTACCAACCTTAGGCACGACTGTATCGACTCTACGGTACCGTTAGTATTTGATCTTGATAACCCAGAAGCAGTAAATGCGGCGCACTTATGTTTAAAAGAGCTATTCACTGAAGGATGTAAAAAAGGTTTTGTACCTTACCGGTTAAATACAACGCAGCAGGCTTCATTACCTACCGACAGCATTTTTTGGAAGACAACGTCTTTATTGAAAAATGCTATTGACCCAAATGGTATATTGTCGCCCAGTCGCTATAACCCTTGA
- a CDS encoding glycosyltransferase family 2 protein: MQISFIIPHKGRFEMLIQTIESIAKQSFDLTQVEVIVVSQTPDVLKQALSDEAKLQIKPFLRRESETISALRNYGVTQSSGRYLAFLDADIYLSENWIEEMQRTLAQDAKRIIVSAMQICKSDAPPLEKIRTSLSNAELDVNVVFLPGRNLFLTRDSFAKIGGFPEHLVTCEDYYFTDKAAQLGALFYTSSATYIHLGEDKTLKGLFDKEIWRGQSNLQSIEGRHIPLREWPSFVVPPAIFLFIIVSVLLLIFGLRGLAICSLLIGLFPVVVYSVRLQNINNLPVSFFQIFLFYIVYFPARAIGTFAGLFKSIRVNNS; this comes from the coding sequence ATGCAAATTTCATTTATTATCCCGCATAAGGGTCGGTTTGAAATGCTAATTCAAACCATTGAATCTATTGCAAAACAGTCCTTTGACTTGACTCAAGTTGAAGTGATTGTCGTAAGTCAAACGCCTGACGTGTTAAAGCAAGCGCTGTCAGACGAGGCAAAGTTGCAGATTAAACCTTTCTTACGTCGAGAAAGTGAGACGATTTCCGCGCTTAGAAATTATGGCGTTACGCAATCATCTGGCAGGTACTTAGCATTCCTTGATGCGGATATATATCTGTCTGAAAACTGGATAGAGGAAATGCAGAGGACCTTAGCCCAAGACGCAAAGCGCATTATCGTCAGTGCCATGCAGATATGTAAATCGGATGCCCCGCCGCTAGAAAAGATCCGAACTAGCTTAAGTAATGCAGAACTCGATGTAAATGTGGTATTTTTACCCGGTCGTAATCTATTTCTAACACGTGATTCATTCGCGAAAATTGGCGGATTTCCGGAGCACTTAGTGACGTGCGAGGATTATTACTTTACTGATAAAGCCGCACAACTTGGTGCGTTATTCTATACTTCCAGTGCAACCTATATTCACCTTGGCGAAGACAAAACGCTTAAAGGGTTGTTTGACAAGGAGATATGGCGTGGTCAGTCAAACTTACAATCAATTGAAGGGAGACACATTCCTCTTCGAGAATGGCCAAGTTTTGTTGTGCCGCCAGCGATATTTTTATTTATCATAGTGAGTGTATTACTGTTAATTTTTGGTCTACGTGGCCTTGCCATCTGTAGTTTGTTGATTGGGCTATTTCCTGTAGTGGTATACAGTGTAAGATTACAAAATATTAATAATTTGCCGGTATCTTTTTTCCAAATATTTTTGTTTTATATTGTATATTTTCCTGCTCGAGCGATCGGTACCTTTGCCGGTCTTTTCAAATCAATTCGTGTTAATAACTCCTAA
- a CDS encoding glycosyltransferase yields MTRKLKVLQFICPTGFYGAERWVLALAKHLDPNSVTCDLAVTMEPGQKALELVSEYKKLNLNTYTIDMKNKFDLGAVGRLVKLIHEKKIDIIHTHGYKSDIIGVLAAKRAKIKCIVTPHGFENAKDFKLRTFIWLGCQSMRFAHKVVPLSQQLMRDVLKMGVKPENTLYIQNGVDLSEVEAEPVPLRADPECKRIGFVGQMISRKNIRDILDIFSELHKKHPNTALILLGDGDSRQALEIYSNTLECKDAIEFLGFRDDRLNLLKSFDLFVMTSTLEGIPRCLMEATAASIPVAAYNIPGIDQLINHEETGLLATLGDKETLLGYWEKLLFEPSYAREIAENAKQFVYDNYSAQRMAAEYSDLFEEMTKDS; encoded by the coding sequence ATGACCCGTAAACTTAAAGTACTTCAATTTATTTGCCCTACTGGCTTTTACGGTGCGGAGCGTTGGGTACTGGCCTTAGCAAAACATTTAGACCCAAATAGTGTAACGTGTGATTTAGCCGTAACCATGGAGCCTGGACAAAAGGCCCTTGAGCTGGTGAGTGAATATAAAAAACTAAACTTAAATACCTATACCATTGATATGAAAAATAAATTTGATTTAGGAGCCGTTGGTAGACTGGTCAAATTAATCCACGAAAAAAAAATCGATATAATACATACGCATGGCTATAAATCAGACATTATCGGTGTACTTGCAGCAAAGCGTGCGAAAATTAAATGTATCGTTACGCCTCACGGTTTTGAAAATGCGAAAGACTTCAAACTCAGAACATTTATTTGGTTAGGGTGTCAATCAATGCGCTTCGCCCACAAAGTTGTTCCTTTATCACAACAGCTTATGCGCGATGTTTTAAAAATGGGAGTGAAACCAGAAAACACCTTGTATATTCAAAATGGTGTCGACCTTTCAGAAGTTGAAGCTGAGCCCGTTCCGCTGCGCGCAGATCCTGAGTGCAAGCGTATCGGTTTTGTTGGTCAAATGATCAGCCGTAAGAATATCCGCGATATATTGGATATATTTAGTGAATTACATAAAAAACACCCAAATACCGCACTTATATTACTCGGGGACGGTGATTCTCGCCAAGCGCTCGAGATATACAGTAATACGCTTGAGTGCAAAGACGCCATTGAGTTTTTAGGTTTTAGAGATGACAGATTAAACCTACTGAAGTCTTTTGATTTATTCGTGATGACATCGACGCTTGAAGGCATTCCACGCTGTTTAATGGAGGCCACAGCAGCAAGCATTCCAGTGGCAGCATATAATATCCCAGGTATTGATCAGTTAATCAATCATGAGGAAACGGGTTTATTGGCGACATTAGGGGATAAAGAGACGTTACTAGGATACTGGGAGAAACTCCTGTTCGAACCATCATATGCACGTGAAATTGCTGAAAATGCCAAACAATTCGTATACGATAATTACTCAGCTCAGCGCATGGCGGCAGAGTACAGCGACTTGTTTGAAGAAATGACAAAGGACAGTTAA